The following are encoded together in the Roseobacter denitrificans OCh 114 genome:
- the nuoL gene encoding NADH-quinone oxidoreductase subunit L codes for METILLFAPLVGALLCGFGWKFIGEAAACWIATGLLFLSALLSWVVFLSFDGTTEQIQILRFIESGSLSTDWAIRLDRLTAIMLVVITTVSSLVHLYSFGYMDKDPQWKDDESYKPRFFAYLSFFTFAMLMLVTADNLVQMFFGWEGVGVASYLLIGFYYRKPSANAAAIKAFVVNRVGDFGFALAIFALFFLTDSINFDDIFAAAPELAETQLTFLWTEWNAANLVAFLLFIGAMGKSAQLLLHTWLPDAMEGPTPVSALIHAATMVTAGVFLVCRMSPIMEFAPEAMAFVTVLGATTAFFAATVGLVQTDIKRVIAYSTCSQLGYMFVAAGVGMYSAAMFHLFTHAFFKAMLFLGAGSVIHAMHHEQDMMNYGGLRKKIPYTFWAMMIGTLAITGVGIPVWILTLGEIPIGLAGFHSKDAIVESAFAAGSMYGFWALVIAALFTSFYSWRLMFLTFYGTPRGDKHTHDHAHESPMVMIVPLGVLALGAVFAGMVWYGSFFGHTDKVAKFYGIPYAEASEHGAEDHGADKAGDSHGAKEGKHHYVFAGEPGQGALYIAPDNTLLDDAHKVPYWVKTSPFAAMLIGFLMAYWFYIVNPELPKRLAENQRPLYLFLKNKWYFDELYNIVFVTPAKWIGSVLWKRGDGDVIDGGLNGIAMGIIPFFTRLAGRAQSGYIFTYAFAMVIGIAVLVTWMTLSGGAN; via the coding sequence ATGGAAACAATACTCCTCTTTGCCCCGCTCGTTGGTGCGCTCCTGTGTGGTTTTGGCTGGAAATTCATCGGAGAAGCCGCAGCCTGTTGGATCGCCACCGGGCTGCTGTTCCTGTCGGCGCTGTTGTCATGGGTCGTGTTCCTCTCCTTTGATGGCACGACGGAACAAATTCAGATTTTGCGCTTTATCGAAAGCGGTAGCCTCAGTACGGATTGGGCGATCCGACTGGACCGGCTGACCGCGATCATGCTGGTCGTCATCACCACCGTGTCGAGCCTCGTTCATCTTTATTCCTTTGGCTACATGGATAAAGACCCGCAGTGGAAAGACGACGAGAGCTACAAGCCGCGCTTCTTTGCCTATCTGTCGTTCTTTACCTTTGCGATGTTGATGCTGGTCACGGCGGACAACCTTGTGCAGATGTTTTTTGGCTGGGAAGGGGTGGGCGTCGCGTCCTACCTTCTGATCGGCTTTTACTATCGCAAACCCTCGGCAAATGCGGCGGCGATCAAGGCGTTCGTTGTCAACCGTGTCGGGGACTTCGGCTTTGCGCTGGCGATCTTTGCGCTGTTTTTCCTGACGGACAGCATCAATTTCGATGACATCTTTGCCGCCGCACCGGAACTGGCCGAAACGCAACTGACCTTCCTGTGGACCGAATGGAACGCGGCGAACCTTGTGGCCTTCCTGCTGTTTATCGGGGCGATGGGGAAATCGGCGCAATTGCTGCTGCACACATGGCTGCCGGACGCGATGGAGGGGCCGACGCCCGTATCCGCGCTGATCCATGCGGCCACGATGGTCACGGCGGGTGTGTTCCTTGTGTGCCGGATGTCACCGATCATGGAATTCGCACCCGAAGCCATGGCCTTTGTCACCGTGCTGGGCGCAACAACGGCGTTCTTCGCCGCCACGGTGGGCCTCGTCCAGACCGACATCAAACGGGTCATCGCCTATTCGACCTGTTCGCAGCTGGGATATATGTTCGTCGCCGCCGGTGTCGGCATGTATTCGGCGGCCATGTTCCACCTGTTCACGCATGCCTTCTTCAAGGCGATGCTGTTCCTTGGCGCAGGCTCGGTGATCCACGCGATGCACCATGAGCAAGACATGATGAACTATGGCGGCTTGCGCAAGAAAATCCCCTATACCTTCTGGGCCATGATGATCGGCACGCTGGCCATCACGGGGGTCGGTATCCCGGTCTGGATCCTGACACTGGGCGAAATACCGATCGGTTTAGCGGGCTTCCATTCCAAGGACGCGATCGTGGAAAGCGCCTTTGCCGCCGGGTCCATGTATGGGTTCTGGGCGCTAGTGATCGCCGCACTGTTCACCAGTTTCTATAGCTGGCGTTTGATGTTCCTGACGTTTTACGGCACGCCACGGGGCGACAAGCACACCCATGACCACGCCCATGAAAGCCCGATGGTCATGATTGTTCCGCTGGGTGTACTGGCGCTTGGGGCGGTTTTTGCCGGTATGGTCTGGTACGGGTCGTTCTTTGGCCACACCGACAAAGTGGCGAAGTTCTACGGCATTCCCTACGCCGAAGCCTCTGAACATGGCGCTGAGGATCATGGCGCGGATAAGGCCGGGGACAGCCATGGCGCCAAAGAGGGCAAGCATCACTACGTCTTTGCCGGGGAGCCGGGGCAGGGCGCATTGTATATTGCACCCGATAACACGCTGCTCGATGACGCCCATAAGGTGCCCTATTGGGTCAAGACGTCGCCTTTCGCGGCCATGCTGATCGGCTTTCTGATGGCCTATTGGTTCTACATCGTGAACCCCGAACTGCCAAAGCGGCTGGCCGAAAACCAACGCCCCTTGTACCTTTTCCTCAAGAACAAATGGTACTTCGACGAGCTTTACAACATCGTATTCGTGACCCCGGCCAAATGGATCGGCTCGGTGCTGTGGAAGCGCGGTGACGGGGATGTCATCGACGGAGGGCTGAACGGCATCGCCATGGGCATCATCCCGTTCTTTACCCGCCTCGCCGGGCGTGCGCAGTCCGGCTATATCTTTACCTATGCCTTCGCCATGGTCATCGGCATCGCCGTGCTGGTGACCTGGATGACACTGTCAGGAGGGGCCAACTGA
- a CDS encoding carboxymuconolactone decarboxylase family protein codes for MSDKNNPFEGANPFAAMMAQAQEMAKSYPAMEAFSPKGFEKMMGTMPKDMMEMMFGNTLNEGGLDARTRMLLTLAGLTMQGAQNDVAFRQAVRHAVEAGATKQHIVESIGQMSMFAGLPAMTRALELAQQVLDEEKDA; via the coding sequence ATGAGTGACAAAAACAACCCGTTTGAGGGCGCAAACCCTTTTGCCGCGATGATGGCGCAGGCGCAGGAGATGGCGAAATCCTATCCGGCGATGGAGGCGTTTTCGCCCAAAGGGTTTGAAAAGATGATGGGCACGATGCCCAAGGACATGATGGAAATGATGTTCGGCAATACGCTGAACGAGGGCGGGCTTGATGCGCGCACGCGGATGCTGCTGACCCTCGCGGGGCTGACCATGCAGGGCGCGCAGAACGACGTCGCCTTTCGTCAGGCGGTGCGCCACGCGGTCGAGGCGGGTGCCACGAAACAACATATCGTGGAATCCATTGGGCAGATGTCGATGTTTGCCGGATTGCCCGCGATGACCCGCGCGTTGGAACTGGCGCAGCAGGTTCTGGATGAAGAGAAGGACGCCTAA
- a CDS encoding type III pantothenate kinase has protein sequence MLLAIDCGNTNTVFSLWDGTRFVATWRTSTEWQRTADQYYVWLRTLMQFQKLEVEITDVIISSTVPRVVFNLRVFADRYFNTRPLVVGKPDCLLPVDVRVDEGTQVGPDRLVNTVAGFDLFGGDLIMVDFGTATTFDVVDTDGAYVGGVIAPGVNLSLEALHQAAAALPHVDITKPQSVVGTNTVACMQSGVFWGYVGLVREICERIKAERARDMRVISTGGLAPLFQQTEALFDAYQEDLTMHGLTVIYKYNKETE, from the coding sequence ATGTTACTGGCAATTGATTGCGGCAACACGAATACCGTCTTTTCCCTCTGGGACGGGACCCGCTTTGTCGCCACGTGGCGCACATCGACGGAATGGCAGCGCACCGCAGATCAGTATTACGTCTGGCTCAGAACGCTGATGCAGTTTCAGAAGCTCGAAGTCGAAATTACCGATGTGATCATCTCTTCGACCGTGCCGCGTGTGGTGTTCAACCTGCGGGTCTTTGCCGACAGGTATTTCAACACGCGCCCGCTTGTGGTCGGTAAACCCGACTGCTTGCTGCCCGTCGATGTGCGCGTGGACGAAGGAACACAAGTCGGCCCGGACCGGCTGGTCAACACAGTCGCCGGCTTTGACCTTTTCGGCGGTGATCTGATCATGGTGGATTTTGGCACCGCGACGACCTTTGACGTGGTCGACACCGATGGTGCCTATGTGGGTGGGGTGATCGCGCCCGGCGTGAACCTGAGCCTTGAGGCGTTGCATCAGGCCGCCGCAGCCTTGCCGCATGTCGATATCACCAAACCGCAGAGTGTCGTGGGCACAAATACGGTTGCCTGCATGCAATCTGGCGTCTTTTGGGGTTATGTCGGCCTCGTGCGTGAGATATGCGAACGAATAAAGGCGGAACGCGCCCGCGATATGCGCGTGATCTCAACGGGTGGGCTGGCACCCCTTTTCCAGCAGACTGAAGCGCTTTTCGATGCGTATCAGGAAGATCTGACAATGCACGGCCTGACCGTGATTTATAAGTACAACAAGGAAACAGAATAA
- the nuoK gene encoding NADH-quinone oxidoreductase subunit NuoK, translated as MIGLEHYLTVAATLFVIGIFGLFLNRKNIIILLMSIELMLLAVNINLVAFSSFLDDLVGQVFTLFVLTVAAAEAAIGLAILVCFFRNRGTIAVEDVNVMKG; from the coding sequence ATGATCGGACTTGAACACTACCTGACAGTGGCGGCGACGCTCTTTGTCATTGGCATCTTCGGGCTCTTTTTGAACCGTAAGAACATCATCATCCTTCTGATGAGCATCGAATTGATGTTGCTGGCGGTGAACATCAACCTCGTGGCGTTCTCCAGCTTTCTGGATGATCTGGTGGGGCAGGTTTTCACGCTCTTCGTTTTGACGGTCGCTGCCGCCGAGGCGGCGATTGGCCTCGCGATCCTTGTTTGTTTCTTCCGCAACCGGGGTACGATTGCCGTGGAAGACGTCAACGTGATGAAGGGCTGA
- a CDS encoding biotin--[acetyl-CoA-carboxylase] ligase translates to MAVTPDRWPEGYGRLQLAQVDSTLDEAARQAPHAATPLWVFAQRQTAARGRRGRPWSMPAGNFAATLLMRSEGPPAQAALRSFTMSLALYRSFVEVTGRENDFTLKWPNDVLLKGGKVAGILLESVGAGQQTGCLSIGVGVNLVAAPSPGDVEARALKPVSILRETSVRVSPETFLEVLAGHFAVLEQQFQRYGFDPIRTGWLAQAARLGEVITARTSRDEYTGTFEDVDAEGHLVLRGPRGVMSIAAADVYF, encoded by the coding sequence ATGGCAGTGACACCGGACCGCTGGCCCGAAGGCTATGGCCGCCTGCAGTTGGCACAGGTCGACAGCACCCTTGACGAGGCCGCGCGGCAAGCCCCGCATGCCGCAACCCCGCTGTGGGTTTTTGCGCAGCGTCAGACCGCTGCCCGCGGGCGACGCGGGCGGCCTTGGTCGATGCCGGCGGGCAACTTTGCAGCCACGCTGCTCATGCGCTCCGAAGGGCCCCCGGCGCAGGCTGCGTTGCGGTCATTCACTATGTCTCTGGCGCTCTATCGCAGCTTTGTTGAGGTCACGGGGCGGGAAAATGACTTCACCCTGAAATGGCCAAACGACGTGTTGTTGAAGGGGGGCAAAGTGGCCGGTATCCTGCTTGAGAGCGTGGGCGCAGGCCAGCAGACGGGATGTCTTTCCATTGGCGTCGGGGTCAATCTTGTGGCTGCGCCCTCACCGGGCGATGTCGAGGCACGCGCGCTCAAGCCTGTGTCGATCCTCAGAGAAACATCGGTGCGGGTGTCACCTGAAACCTTTCTGGAGGTGCTTGCCGGTCATTTCGCCGTTTTGGAGCAGCAGTTTCAACGCTACGGCTTTGACCCCATTCGCACCGGCTGGCTGGCCCAGGCCGCTCGCCTAGGCGAGGTGATCACGGCGCGCACGAGTCGCGATGAATACACGGGCACCTTCGAAGATGTGGACGCCGAGGGGCATCTCGTGTTACGCGGCCCGCGCGGTGTCATGTCCATCGCAGCGGCGGATGTGTATTTCTGA
- a CDS encoding NADH-quinone oxidoreductase subunit J, giving the protein MTVFAFYLFAISVIAGGLFTVISRNPVHSVLWLILAFLSAAGLFVLLGAEFVAMLLIIVYVGAVAVLFLFVVMMLDVDFAELKAEMSKYLPLALLIGVVLLMQFAIAFGAWESNAAAEGMRAQVTPVDRHNTEALGMILYDQYFLLFQLSGLILLVAMIGAIVLTLRHRSDVKRQDVVAQMMRDPAKAMELKDVKSGQGL; this is encoded by the coding sequence ATGACGGTTTTTGCCTTTTATCTCTTTGCGATCAGCGTGATCGCGGGCGGTTTGTTCACCGTCATCAGCCGCAACCCGGTGCATTCGGTCCTGTGGCTCATTCTTGCGTTTCTTTCCGCTGCCGGCCTGTTTGTGCTTCTGGGCGCTGAATTCGTCGCGATGCTGTTGATCATCGTTTACGTCGGGGCCGTCGCGGTGCTGTTCCTTTTTGTCGTGATGATGCTCGACGTGGATTTTGCGGAACTCAAGGCGGAGATGTCGAAATACCTGCCGCTGGCGTTGCTGATCGGCGTGGTGCTGCTGATGCAATTCGCCATCGCTTTTGGCGCATGGGAAAGCAATGCCGCCGCCGAAGGCATGCGCGCGCAGGTGACACCCGTGGACCGGCATAACACCGAAGCCTTGGGGATGATCCTTTACGATCAGTATTTCCTGCTGTTCCAACTCAGCGGCCTGATCCTTCTGGTCGCGATGATCGGGGCGATTGTGTTGACGCTACGCCACCGCTCCGATGTGAAACGCCAGGATGTCGTGGCGCAAATGATGCGTGACCCGGCCAAGGCGATGGAACTCAAGGACGTCAAATCAGGGCAGGGCTTGTGA
- the nuoN gene encoding NADH-quinone oxidoreductase subunit NuoN encodes MITADLTLILPEIILSVYAMVMLLVAVYTTKDGMASLLVWLTAGLMVTLGAWITVHGEGTNVAFGGMLIEDGFARFAKVTILFAAAAVLIMSEGYMKARDLLRFEYPLLLALSVVGMMVMVSAGDLMALYMGLELQSLALYVIASLRRDSVKSTEAGLKYFVLGALSSGLLLYGASLIYGYAGTTLFSGIIETAQHGDVSLGLLFGLVFLIAGMAFKVSAVPFHMWTPDVYEGAPTPITAFFATAPKVAAMGLFARVLHDAFGNAISDWSQIVALLSLCSMFLGAVAAIGQTNIKRLMAFSSIAHMGYALMGLAAGTVLGVQAMLIYMAIYVTMNVGTFAFILMMEKDGQPVTDISSLNMYSKKEPGKALAMLVLLFSLAGVPPMLGFFGKFYVLRAAYEAGFAWLAIAGVIASVIGAYYYLRIVFFMYFGDEKEDGLDKGGSPVLSGFLLASAAIMVLGIANMFGVETAAASAAATLVN; translated from the coding sequence ATGATAACTGCTGATCTGACCCTCATCCTGCCGGAAATTATCCTGTCGGTCTATGCCATGGTGATGCTGCTGGTGGCTGTCTACACCACCAAGGACGGCATGGCCTCGCTGCTGGTCTGGCTCACCGCGGGTCTGATGGTAACGCTGGGCGCATGGATCACTGTGCACGGGGAGGGGACAAATGTCGCCTTTGGCGGCATGCTGATCGAGGACGGGTTCGCCCGTTTTGCCAAGGTGACGATCCTGTTTGCCGCCGCTGCCGTATTGATCATGTCCGAAGGCTACATGAAGGCGCGCGACTTGCTGCGCTTTGAATATCCGCTTTTGCTGGCTCTTTCCGTGGTCGGCATGATGGTCATGGTGTCCGCCGGTGATCTGATGGCGCTTTACATGGGGCTCGAGCTTCAGTCGCTGGCGCTCTATGTGATCGCGTCCTTGCGCCGCGACAGCGTGAAATCCACCGAAGCCGGGCTGAAGTACTTTGTGCTTGGCGCGTTGTCCTCTGGTCTGCTGCTCTATGGGGCATCGCTGATCTACGGCTATGCCGGAACAACGCTCTTTTCAGGGATCATCGAGACGGCGCAGCATGGGGATGTCTCCCTTGGCCTGCTGTTTGGCTTGGTGTTCCTGATCGCCGGGATGGCGTTCAAAGTCTCTGCCGTGCCGTTCCACATGTGGACACCGGACGTCTACGAGGGCGCGCCAACACCGATCACCGCCTTTTTCGCCACGGCTCCCAAAGTGGCGGCCATGGGCTTGTTTGCCCGCGTGCTGCATGACGCCTTCGGCAATGCCATCAGCGACTGGAGCCAGATCGTCGCGCTCTTGTCGCTGTGTTCCATGTTCCTCGGCGCGGTCGCGGCGATCGGGCAGACAAACATCAAGCGTCTGATGGCCTTTTCGTCGATTGCGCATATGGGCTACGCGCTGATGGGTCTGGCCGCTGGTACGGTGCTGGGTGTGCAGGCGATGCTGATCTACATGGCGATCTATGTGACAATGAATGTCGGCACCTTTGCCTTCATCCTGATGATGGAAAAGGATGGCCAGCCGGTTACCGACATTTCATCGCTCAACATGTATTCCAAGAAGGAACCGGGCAAGGCGCTGGCCATGCTGGTCTTGCTGTTCTCGCTGGCGGGCGTGCCGCCGATGCTTGGGTTCTTTGGCAAATTCTACGTCTTGCGCGCCGCCTATGAAGCGGGGTTCGCATGGCTGGCCATCGCGGGGGTCATCGCATCGGTCATCGGGGCCTATTACTATCTGCGCATCGTCTTCTTCATGTATTTCGGCGACGAAAAGGAAGACGGGCTGGACAAGGGTGGCTCCCCGGTACTGTCGGGCTTCCTGCTGGCCTCTGCCGCGATTATGGTGCTGGGCATTGCCAATATGTTCGGCGTTGAAACGGCAGCTGCATCCGCAGCGGCGACACTTGTCAACTAG
- a CDS encoding NADH-quinone oxidoreductase subunit M, translating into MGNLLSIVTFIPAMAALILAVFLRGDDEAANLNAKRVAMFATVATFLVSLFILAGFDPQDTGFQFVEERDWLLGLEYKMGVDGISVLFVMLTTFMMPLVIAASWNVTLRVKEYMIAFLLLETLMLGVFMALDLVLFYLFFEAGLIPMFLIIGIWGGANRIYASFKFFLYTFLGSVLMLVAMVGMFADAGTTDIEMLLRHEFAFANFELLGVQIVGGMQTLLFLAFFASFAVKMPMWPVHTWLPDAHVQAPTAGSVVLAAILLKLGGYGFIRFSLPMFPVAADIWAPMILWLSAIAIVYTSLVALVQEDMKKLIAYSSVAHMGFVTMGIFAANQQGVDGAIFQMISHGFISGALFLCVGVIYDRMHTRDIDAYGGLVNRMPAYALIFMLFTMANVGLPGTSGFVGEFLTLMAVFQVNTWVAAVATTGVIFSAAYALWLYRRVVMGDLIKESLKSITDMTSRERWIFAPLVAMTLLLGVYPALVLDITGPSVAALVAGYDTALSAAEAASQLASN; encoded by the coding sequence ATGGGCAATCTTCTTTCCATCGTAACCTTCATTCCGGCCATGGCCGCGTTGATCCTCGCGGTCTTTTTGCGCGGCGATGATGAGGCGGCCAACCTCAACGCCAAGCGCGTGGCGATGTTTGCCACGGTTGCGACCTTCCTCGTCTCGCTGTTCATTCTGGCCGGGTTTGACCCGCAGGACACCGGGTTTCAATTCGTGGAAGAACGCGACTGGCTGCTGGGGCTCGAATACAAGATGGGCGTTGATGGCATCTCCGTGCTCTTCGTGATGCTCACAACTTTCATGATGCCGCTGGTGATTGCCGCGTCGTGGAATGTCACGCTGCGGGTAAAGGAATATATGATCGCCTTCCTGCTGCTTGAGACGCTGATGCTTGGTGTGTTCATGGCGCTGGATCTGGTGCTGTTCTATCTCTTCTTTGAGGCCGGGTTGATCCCCATGTTCCTGATCATCGGCATCTGGGGCGGGGCGAACCGCATCTATGCGAGCTTCAAGTTCTTTCTTTATACCTTCCTTGGCTCGGTGCTGATGCTGGTGGCGATGGTGGGTATGTTCGCCGATGCGGGCACCACGGATATCGAAATGCTGCTGCGCCATGAATTCGCCTTTGCCAATTTCGAACTGCTGGGCGTTCAGATTGTCGGCGGGATGCAGACGCTGCTGTTCCTTGCCTTCTTTGCGAGCTTCGCCGTCAAGATGCCCATGTGGCCGGTGCATACATGGCTGCCGGATGCCCACGTGCAGGCCCCGACGGCCGGGTCTGTGGTGCTGGCGGCGATCCTGTTGAAACTCGGCGGTTATGGCTTCATCCGGTTCTCGCTGCCGATGTTTCCGGTCGCGGCTGATATCTGGGCGCCGATGATCCTGTGGCTGTCGGCCATCGCGATTGTCTATACCTCGCTGGTGGCGCTCGTGCAGGAAGACATGAAGAAGCTGATCGCCTATTCATCCGTCGCCCATATGGGCTTTGTCACGATGGGTATCTTTGCGGCCAACCAACAGGGCGTCGATGGCGCGATCTTTCAGATGATCAGCCACGGGTTCATTTCTGGCGCGCTGTTTCTGTGTGTTGGCGTGATCTATGACCGGATGCACACCCGGGACATCGACGCCTATGGCGGGCTGGTCAACCGGATGCCGGCCTATGCGCTGATTTTCATGCTCTTTACCATGGCCAATGTGGGTCTGCCGGGCACGTCCGGGTTCGTCGGTGAATTCCTGACGCTGATGGCCGTGTTCCAGGTGAATACCTGGGTCGCTGCGGTGGCCACAACGGGGGTGATCTTTTCGGCGGCCTATGCGCTTTGGCTTTATCGCCGGGTGGTGATGGGGGACCTGATCAAGGAAAGCCTGAAATCCATTACCGATATGACATCGCGCGAGCGTTGGATTTTCGCACCGCTTGTGGCGATGACGCTGCTTTTGGGGGTTTACCCCGCATTGGTGCTGGATATTACCGGCCCGTCTGTTGCGGCACTGGTTGCAGGCTATGATACGGCGTTGAGTGCTGCAGAAGCTGCCAGCCAGCTGGCGTCGAACTAA
- the nuoI gene encoding NADH-quinone oxidoreductase subunit NuoI: MTQVDYTRAAKYFLLQDFWVGMKLGMKYFFAPKATLNYPHEKGPLSPRFRGEHALRRYPNGEERCIACKLCEAVCPAQAITIDAEPRDDGSRRTTRYDIDMTKCIYCGFCEEACPVDAIVEGPNFEFSTETREELYYDKDRLLANGERWEAEIARNLEMDAPYR; this comes from the coding sequence ATGACACAAGTCGACTATACACGCGCTGCGAAATACTTCCTGCTGCAGGACTTCTGGGTGGGCATGAAACTGGGGATGAAATACTTTTTCGCCCCCAAGGCCACGCTGAACTACCCGCATGAAAAAGGGCCGCTTTCCCCGCGTTTTCGCGGTGAGCACGCGCTGCGCCGTTACCCCAACGGTGAAGAACGCTGTATCGCCTGTAAGCTCTGCGAGGCGGTTTGCCCGGCGCAGGCCATTACAATCGACGCGGAACCGCGCGATGACGGCAGTCGGCGCACCACGCGCTACGACATCGACATGACAAAATGCATCTACTGCGGTTTCTGCGAAGAGGCCTGCCCGGTGGATGCCATTGTCGAAGGGCCCAATTTCGAGTTTTCCACCGAAACGCGCGAAGAGCTGTATTACGACAAGGACCGCCTGCTGGCCAATGGCGAGCGCTGGGAAGCGGAGATCGCGCGCAACCTTGAGATGGATGCACCTTACCGATGA
- a CDS encoding ribonuclease J codes for MSSERLIYLPLGGAGEIGMNAYVYGYGKPDAERLIVVDMGVAFPDMDGSPGVDLILPDITWLQERRDRIEAVFVTHAHEDHVGAVAHTYEKLGAPVYARAFTANIARRKMAEHGHPEDAVHTVSPWPETVSAGPFKVSFLPISHSIPESSAMVIDTPEGRVIHSGDFKLDETPLVGEAFDPELWAEVSKEGVKALICDSTNVFSQHPGRSEASVGPEITNLVQSAEGMVVATTFASNVARVKTLADAGVRAGRSIVLMGRAMRRMIEAAAETGVLQDFPSVVSPEDARSIPRENLMLLVTGSQGERRAASAQLARGKYQGMEMKEGDLFPFSSKTIPGNEKGVIRIINAFSELGVDVVDDSSGLYHVSGHANRPDLERLSEIVNPQVVIPMHGEHRHLREHVKIAEQNGRTGVLAVNGMMVDLSGNQPKIAEYVETGRTYLDGTVQIGALDGVVRDRIRMALNGHVVVTLIVDEDDEPLGDPWCELKGLPETGRSKASLVDVLEADLGQWLGRADPKTMRDDDKLNEGLRRVVRQTSQDEIGKKPEVSVIVSRLS; via the coding sequence ATGAGCAGTGAAAGACTGATCTATCTGCCCCTCGGCGGGGCGGGCGAAATTGGCATGAATGCCTATGTTTACGGATACGGCAAACCGGATGCCGAACGGCTGATCGTGGTGGATATGGGCGTGGCCTTTCCGGATATGGATGGCAGTCCCGGCGTTGATCTGATCCTGCCGGATATCACCTGGTTGCAGGAACGGCGCGACCGGATTGAGGCCGTGTTCGTCACCCACGCGCATGAAGATCACGTGGGCGCCGTGGCCCATACCTATGAAAAGCTGGGCGCGCCGGTTTACGCGCGTGCGTTCACGGCGAATATTGCGCGGCGTAAAATGGCCGAACATGGCCACCCCGAAGACGCGGTGCACACCGTCTCGCCCTGGCCCGAAACGGTTTCGGCGGGGCCGTTCAAAGTGAGCTTTTTGCCGATATCCCATTCAATCCCCGAAAGCTCCGCCATGGTGATTGATACGCCCGAAGGGCGCGTGATCCATTCGGGGGACTTCAAACTGGATGAAACGCCGCTGGTGGGCGAAGCCTTTGATCCCGAACTCTGGGCCGAGGTCAGCAAGGAGGGGGTCAAGGCGCTGATCTGTGACAGCACAAACGTGTTTTCGCAACACCCCGGTCGCTCTGAAGCGTCGGTTGGGCCAGAGATTACGAATCTGGTGCAAAGCGCTGAAGGCATGGTTGTCGCGACGACATTTGCCTCCAATGTGGCGCGGGTCAAAACGCTGGCGGATGCCGGGGTGCGGGCAGGGCGCTCGATTGTTCTGATGGGGCGCGCAATGCGCCGCATGATCGAAGCGGCCGCCGAAACCGGCGTCTTGCAGGATTTTCCATCCGTCGTCAGCCCCGAAGATGCACGCTCCATCCCGCGCGAAAACCTGATGCTTCTCGTTACCGGGTCGCAAGGGGAGCGGCGCGCGGCCTCGGCGCAGCTTGCGCGCGGTAAATATCAGGGGATGGAGATGAAGGAGGGAGACCTCTTCCCGTTTTCGTCCAAAACCATTCCCGGCAATGAAAAAGGGGTGATCCGGATCATCAACGCCTTTTCCGAACTGGGGGTTGATGTGGTCGATGACAGCTCGGGTCTGTACCATGTTTCGGGCCACGCGAACCGGCCAGATCTGGAACGCCTCAGCGAGATCGTGAACCCGCAGGTCGTGATCCCGATGCACGGTGAACACCGTCACCTGCGCGAGCACGTGAAAATCGCTGAACAAAATGGCAGAACCGGCGTTCTGGCCGTGAATGGCATGATGGTTGATCTGTCCGGCAACCAGCCCAAGATCGCGGAATATGTTGAAACGGGGCGTACTTATCTCGATGGCACCGTGCAGATTGGCGCGCTCGATGGTGTTGTGCGCGATCGTATCCGCATGGCGCTGAACGGGCATGTGGTGGTGACGCTGATCGTGGATGAAGATGACGAGCCGCTTGGCGATCCATGGTGCGAACTGAAAGGCTTGCCGGAAACCGGGCGCAGCAAGGCGTCGCTGGTGGATGTGCTGGAAGCGGACCTTGGTCAGTGGCTCGGACGGGCGGACCCCAAGACGATGCGCGATGATGACAAGCTGAACGAAGGGTTGCGCCGCGTGGTGCGTCAGACGTCACAAGACGAGATCGGCAAGAAACCAGAAGTCAGCGTGATCGTCAGCCGGTTAAGCTGA